The genomic stretch AAATATGCATTTGACGATATTTATGTTATTGATCCCCAGCATAAGTTCAAACCGAAGATTTTCGACAGAGCTTTATACTTTAAAAAAGGAGATCTCTACAACCGTTCCAATCACAATCTTACGCTGAACCGACTCATCAGTTTAGGGGTGTTTAAGTTTGTGAAAAATGAATTTGTGACTTCCGATTCTTTGAATCATAAATTTGATGCATATTATTTACTAACCCCAAGGCAAATTCAGTCTTTACGTCTTGAAGCATTAGGAAGAACCAATTCTGCCAATTATGCAGGAAGCGAGCTTAACCTGAACTGGACGCATAGAAATTTCTTCAGAGGGGCTGAACAGTTTAAAGCTGCAATTTTTGGCGCTTTTGACTTCCAGATGGGAGGTGCTCAGAATGCAAATAATATTTTCCGTGCAGGAGCAAATGTTCAGCTTTCCATCCCAAGAATTGTGGCACCGTTCCGTTTTCATTCCTCCAGTGAATTTGTTCCCAGAACAAATATTACATTGGGATATGAATTCCAGAACAGAACCCAGTATTATACGCTTAACAACTTCACAGGTTCATTCGGATATGTGTGGAAAGAAAACGCAAGAAAGGAACACGATCTGAAAGTAATTGATATCACCCTTGTTTCTCCACAAAAGGTTACAGCAGAATATGAAGCCAGCGCTGCAACCAATCCGGCCATGCAAAGGATTGTACAAAAACAGCTTATTTTTGGTCCTACTTATTCCTATACCTATACCAATAGCATGCTGCCTAAAAAAAATACCATTTATTATAAAGGTACACTTGATTTGGCAGGAAATATTACAGGGCTGGTAACGGGAGCCAATGTAAAAGAAGATAAGGAAAAAAAGATTTTCGGAATTCCTTTCAGTCAATATGCTAAAATTGAAAATGACTTCAGATTCTACCATAAATTCACGGAAAAGTCATCATTGGCCACAAGACTTATTGCTGGAATTGCTTATCCATACGGAAATTCAGAATTTGTTCCTTTTTCCAAACAGTTTTTCTCTGGAGGAAGCAACAGTATAAGAGCCTTCCGTGCAAGAACACTAGGTCCGGGAAGCTTTGATCCAAGAACGCTAATACAGGGGACGTATTTTGATCAGTCCGGAGATATTAAACTGGAATTAAATGCAGAATATCGCGCCAATTTATATAAATTTTTAAATGCAGCAGTCTTTGTGGATGCCGGAAATATCTGGCTACTGAATAGTGATTCAAACAGACCGGGAGCTAAGTTTTCAAAAGATTTTCTGAATGAAATTGCTGTAGGAGCCGGTGTTGGTCTAAGACTTGATTTCTCTATTCTGATCCTAAGATTAGACCTGGCTATGCCATTGAGAGTACCTTACTATGAGAAGGGAGACAGATGGGCTTTCGATAAAATCAATTTCGGAGATCCAAGCTGGAGAAAAGATAATCTTGTTTTAAATATTGCCATCGGATATCCTTTTTAATATGATTAATAACATTAAATTTTTCTGGGAAGTCCTCAAGGACACGTTTACAGAATGGAACAGTTCTTCTGCATCCAAAGATTCAGCAAGTTTGGCTTATTATGCCATTTTTTCTATCCCGGGATTATTAATCATTATTATCTGGGTGCTAGGAAACTTCTTTGGTGAAGAAGCTATCCGGGGGCAGATCAGTACCCAAATCAGTGGCATTATGGGACCGGATGTAGCCAAAAGTATCGAAGGAATGCTTGCCGGAGCTTTAATTGACAAAAAAAATATTTTCATGAAAGCTGTAGGAGTTGGAGCCTTGGTTTTTGGTTCTACTACTCTATTCTTTCAACTTCAGCATACTCTGAATTCGCTTTGGGATGTAGAATCTGCCCCTAAAAAAGCCTTCCTTAAATTTTTATTGGATAGGGCTAATTCTTTAGGAATGATTTTGATTCTTGGATTTCTGCTGATGATTACCATGATCCTATCTTCATTAATCAGTCTTTTTAATAAAATTATCACCCAATATTTTGGATTCGAAACCTACCTTCTTGTTGAAACCGTCAATTTTTCAATAGGCTTTGGACTTGTCATGCTTTTATTTGCCCTAATGTTTAAAGTACTTCCTGATGTACAAATCACCTGGAAATCTGTTTGGCGAGGAGCTTTTTTAACAACAATATTATTTACGCTGGGAAAATTTTTACTGAGTCTTTATTTCAACCAGGTTAAGCCTACTTCAGCATTTGGTGCTGCCGGAACCGTTATTCTGATTATGATGTGGATTAATTATTCCTGTATGCTCATATTTTTTGGTGCCAAATTCACGAAAGTATATACCTATAAAAAAGGCTATGAAGTCATTCTCTCCAAACATGCAAGATGGACTCCTGCCAAACTGTATGCAGATAGCCTGATGCAAATGAATGATAAGCATAATACAGACAGTAAAGAATCATAAGTTCGTAATATATAGTTCTAGATAATGAATATAAAAAAACCTCAGAATGACATCTGAGGTTTCTAGTTTTTTACTTTTTAATTATTTTATAAGACTTACCGTCTATTTTAACAAAATAAACTCCTTTTTCAAGAGATGAAATGTCTATTCTATTATTTCCTTTTTTAAATGGGATATTCCTCACCAAACTTCCAATTGCAGAATACAGTTGGCCAGTACCTTCCTTCTGAGCAGTAAAATTAAATTTATCTGAAACAGGATCTGTAACCGAAGAATTATTAAGCTCTTGAGTATTTAAAACAATAGTCTGTGCTTTGGCATCCCCAATAATAAAGCAAAATAAGTAATATTTCTTTTCATCCTTAGTTTACCTTTATTATATGATTTTACATTCTATTTACAGTTCCAATTCCCAGCAACTCCAACGATTTTTTAATCGTTTTTGCGGTAAGATCTGATACATTCAGACGGAATTGCTTGATATTTTCATCATCCTGGTTCAGAATAGGGTTATTCTGATAGAATGAATTGTATGATTTTACAAGATCATACACGTAATTAGCAACCAAAGCAGGACTTAGTGTCTCTGCAGACTTAGCTACAACGGTTTTAAAGTTGGCCAATTGCATGATGAGTTCTTTTTCAAACTGATTCAATACCACATCAACTGTTTCTTTATATTCAAATTCAGCCTTAGTTAATAAAGACTGGATACGAGCGTAAGTGTATTGAATAAATGGTCCTGTATTTCCATTAAAATCAATACTTTCAGCAGGGTTGAAAAGCATTTTTTTCTTAGGGTCAACTTTTAGCATAAAATATTTCAAAGCTCCTAATCCAACGGTTTCGTAAGAGACTTCCTTGTCTTCTTCAGAAAGATTTTCCAGCTTCCCCAGCTCCTGAGCTTTAGATTTTGCGGTCTCATACATTTCCTGCATTAAGTCATCAGCATCTACTACAGTTCCTTCACGGGATTTCATTTTTCCTTCCGGTAATTCAACCATTCCGTAAGAAAGGTGGAATAACTGATCTGCCCATTCATATCCTAATTTTTTCAGGATTTTAAACAGAACCTGGAAGTGATAATCCTGCTCATTTCCTACTGTATAGATAAGTTTCTGAATATTGTTTTGTTTAAAACGCTCTACAGCTGTTCCTAAATCCTGAGTCATATACACAGAAGTACCATCAGAACGTAGTAATAGCTTTTGGTCAAGTCCCTCATCGGTAAGATCACACCAAACAGAGCCATCTTCTTTCTGATATAGCACTCCTTTATCCAAACCAGCCTGGATAAGGTCTTTTCCTAAAATATAGGTATTGCTTTCATACTGAACCTGGTCAAAATCAACTCCAAGTCTCTTATAAGTTTCATTGAATCCTTTGTATACCCAAGAATTCATTTCTGCCCAAAGGTTTCTTACTGTTTCATCACCATTCTCCCAATCCAGAAGCATTTTTTGAGCTTCTTTTATGATCGGAGCATCTTTTTTAGCCTGCTCTTCTGTTGCTCCCTGAGCTACAAGTTCAGTAATTTCTTTTTTATAGTTTTTGTCAAACTCTACATAGTAGTTTCCAACAAATTTATCTCCTTTCGTATTCGTGGTTTCAGGAGTTTCTCCGTTTCCGAATTTCTCCCAAGCCAACATCGATTTACAGATATGAATTCCTCTGTCATTGATGATCTGAGTTTTGATCACGTCGTAACCGGCCTCTTTTAAGATCTGAGCAACCGAAAACCCTAATAGATTATTTCTGATGTGTCCTAAGTGTAGGGGCTTATTGGTATTTGGTGAAGAATATTCCACCATTACTGTAGCATTTTTCTTATCTATCGTGGAAAAACCATCATGTACAGATTTGAAGTTATCCACAAACAATTGGTTTTTAACTTTAACATTAAGGAACCCTTTAATAACATTAAAGCTTTCGAATAGATCTGTTTGCTCTGTTAAGGCTTCGCCTAATTCAACCCCAATACTTTCAGGGTTTTTCTTCAACTGTTTTACCAACGGAAAAGTAACGATCGTAAAGTCGCCTTCAAATTCCGTTTTGTTTTCCTGAATTTCCAGTTTGATGTCTTTTAATTGATATACATTTAAAATGACTTCTGAAAGTTTTTGTTCTATAATATCTTTAATATTCATCTCAAAATTTAAAGTACAAATTTAGTGAAATAAAAAAGACAAGTCTATAATGCAAAGGAAGACATTCGATTATTTAGCATTTTTTAAACAAAAACACTGAAAAACAAATACTTATACATATTTTTCATATATTTATCACACTCATTAAACAAAACTTTATTATGAAAAATCTAAAGAAAATCACGAAAACTACCCTTAAAAAAATTACCGCCGGAGATGCTCCATGCTGTGAACCATGGGGACAATGCCCTAATGGCTACAAACAATGCCAGGAATGGGGAGCTTGTGTACCAAAATATGTAGATTGTGGTGGATAAAAAAAGAGGTCTTGATGACCTCTTTTTTCTGTATATACAACAAAAGACCGCCTGTAACAGGCGGTCTTTTTATTATAAGAATATTATTTATCCTTTTCTGAAAACTAATATTCCTTCATCATTTCCAGGTACATTGTCTAAATTTTTACTGTTGTCAGATATTCTGAGTTCAGTCTCTGAGAATGTATCAACTTCTTTTACTAATGTTTTAGAAGTTCCTGCTTCTGTATAGGTAAGGGTAAGAATATGATTCATTTTATCATAACTCCATTTACCTGGGTAAGATTCAACTTTATTACAGTTACCGGTTGGCTCTACAATAGCATACCTTTCATATACTCCAGAGAAATCTGCATTAATCACTAACTGCCCTTTACGATCACAGTCATTGAGTTGCACATCTTTACCTCTGTATTCGTATTTATATGGTGTCCAGCTTCCATTAATCTGTACCTCCTGAACAATAACATTTGCTTCATCACTTGAACATGATGCAACTCCCAATAAAAGAAGGATTCCTACAACAAGCCTCATATATTCTATTTACATTATTAATTTAAAATTTATCCCAAAAGATTTTTGTAGTTACTTTATCACCACCAATCTTAGCAGCAGCAGCTTTAACATTGCTGCTATTTACCAAGTATTCATCAACAGGATAGAACATTCTGATAGGAACTCCCTCCACTCTTGAACCCGCTGGATTCACAAATACTGGGAAGTCTAATCTTCTTGTAAAGTTCCAAGCCTGAAATCCTTTATTAAACATTGCTACCCAAGCCTGTTCTCCAATAGATTTCTTCCAGTTTGTAGCATTAAAAGGATTATTAGCAATAATTGTAGCAGCAACAGTATCAGGATCAGCCATTCCGTATTCTATTACAGAAGCTTTAATCGCTTGGTTATATAAATTAGCAGCCGTATCACCTACATTGAAGTTTCTTGCAGCAGCTTCGGCTCTTAAAAATGTAATCTCAGTATAATCTAATAAGAATCCTTGAGCATTTTCACCTGAAATAACATCTGTAAAGTGAGAATATTGATCAAAGACATTATTATCACCATAAGGTCCTCCAACATAAGCTCCGTTTAATTTAGTAAACCAAACATCTCTTCTTGGGTCATTGGTAGCATTCATAAAATCCACCAATACATCTGATGGTAAAAAGTCATTTCTACCAGACTGAATCACATCCTGATAAACAGGGTTAGATAATAATCCTGAAGGGAAAGTCTGCAACCCGAAGTTATCCGCTTTTTCAGTAAATAGACCTCCAGCAAATGCTGCTTCTGCATAAGTTTTAGCTAGAGCAGGCTCTACATCTGCCAATGTAACAGCCATTCTGAATTTTAAAGAGTTAGCCATTTTTTTCCACTTGGTCATATCTCCTTTGTAAATCATATCTTTATCATATCCTTTTACAGAAGTATCCATCATAGCTATAGCTGCATCAATTCTTTTGATAAGATCCAAATAGATTGTTTTAGCATCATCATAAGGAATTTCTGCATTACCTGGATTGTCCGCTGTAGCTTTTAATGCTCCAAAATAAGGAATATCGCCAAAGGTATCTACTAAATTAGCCCATGCATACACATTTACTAATTCGATCATTGCAATATTATTCTTTTTCTTAACAGGATCTACATCCTCTTTTTCAAGAAACCTTCTTGCATCTCTTAATGCAGACAATACTCCTGGAGAAGGGATTGTAGCAGATGCTGACGCCATCATACGATTGTAATGGTTACCAGGAATTGGTCTTGCCGTCATGTTATAGTTAGTTTCATCCGGATATGTTGTTTCAGACCATTGCTGAGTAAAGAATCTGGAAATATTACGGTTCACACTTGCTGATAACATCTGATCCATCAAAGCATGTTCTGCACTGGCAAAAAGTACTCCTGAAGGAACTTCTGTCGGGTGCTTTGGATCTTCATTCAGAGAAGTAATGTCTCTTTCGCACGAAGTAAACGTTAATGCTAATGAAGAAAGTCCTATGATTAAAAATATTTTTTTCATTTTTTTAGAATTTTAAAGTTACATCAATACCAATATCACGAGTTGTTGGCAGCGATCCAATCGACTGTCCTTTAGCAGCCAATCCGTTACCAGTTCCCGTTTCCGGATCTGCATAAGGTAAATTTTTATGGATAATCCAAAGGTTTCTTCCTACAATAGAAATTTTAGCATCTCTAATTCCTGTATTAGCTAAAAGCGACTTTGGTAAATTGTATCCGATACTAGCTTCTCTTAATTTTACATAAGAAGCGTCATAAACAAATCTCTTATTAGGCATTGCATTATAACCATCTACACGTCCTCCAATATGAGGCTGAGCTGTAGGTGTTGTATTTATAGCTCCATTTGGATTCACCCCTGGGTTCACAACACCGCTTTCTCTATAATCTGCTGTTTCTACATATAGTCCGGTTGCAATTCCATATCCCATATCTGGAGAGAAAACATCTCCACCTTGCTTAACATCAATAAGGAAGCTTAATGAGAAATCTTTATAGCGGAAGCTGTTTCTTACCCCTCCAACCCAGTCAGGAGTAACATTTCCGATAATCTGATTTTCATTTTTCAAATATCTTCCGTTAGTTGCACTTACAACCTTCTGCCCATTAGCATCGTAAAGATAATCTGATCCTACAAGTGCTCCAAAGGCTTCTCCTACTCTAGCATTAAGAGTAACTCCATTTTGGTATCTTGCCAATAGGTAGTTTTGAGAGTTTCCATTCAGTGCAATTACTTTATTTTCATTCTTAGACCAGTTAACGTTAACTTCCCATGTGAAGTTATCTGACTTAAATGGTACTCCATTCAATTGTACTTCAACCCCTTTATTATCAATTTGTCCAGCATTTACTAAGAATGTTCTATATCCTGTAGCAGGAGACACCGGTAAATTGATAATTTGGTCAAATGTTTTTGTTTTATAGATTGCAACATCAAATCCTAATCTGTTTTTGAAGAATTGTGCCTCCATACCAAATTCGGTTTCTTTTGATCTTTGAGGTTTCAAATTTGGATTAGCAAGGAAAGACGGTTGGTCAAATAACCCTTCACCTCTTGCTTTAAATGTATTAACCAATCTATAGTTGTCTGTAGAAGATCCTACTTCAGCGTAGTTTGCTCTTACTTTCCAGAAGCTCAACCAAGGTTGTTTTACTAATTCTGAAAGTACCACTGCTCCTGTTACAGATGGGTATCCATAGCTATTATTTGCTTTAGGTAGGTTAGAAGACTGGTCACGACGATAAGTAGCATCTACGAATAAGAAATTCTTATATCCAAAAGAAGCTGTTGCATAGAAACTTGAAGTCACCCATTTTGAATAGTTTTCATCCGGAGGAAGTATTGTTCTTACTGAATTGGAGATTGCAAATAATCCAGGTTTTGATAAACCACCTTCAGTACTCATGTATACGTTATCAATCAAGTTTCTTCTAACGTTTCCTCCAGCAATACCACTTACATTCAGGTCTTCAGTAATGTTGAATTTATAATTAAAGAATAAATCGAAGTTTAATTCGGAATTTTTCACGTTAGTTCTGGCATATCCAGAACCTACATTCAGTCCTGATGCACCAAAAACTTGTGGTAAAGACCCATTCATTAATCTCTCTTCTACCACCATTTGTAAATCATCATAGGATAATTTACCTGTAATCCCTACGTTCTTTGAAATATCGTATTTCAACTGTGCATAACTGAATATTCTTGTTCTGTTATCAGATTGATAATTTTGATATCTTTGGAAATATGGGTTATTCCAA from Chryseobacterium indologenes encodes the following:
- the argS gene encoding arginine--tRNA ligase, translating into MNIKDIIEQKLSEVILNVYQLKDIKLEIQENKTEFEGDFTIVTFPLVKQLKKNPESIGVELGEALTEQTDLFESFNVIKGFLNVKVKNQLFVDNFKSVHDGFSTIDKKNATVMVEYSSPNTNKPLHLGHIRNNLLGFSVAQILKEAGYDVIKTQIINDRGIHICKSMLAWEKFGNGETPETTNTKGDKFVGNYYVEFDKNYKKEITELVAQGATEEQAKKDAPIIKEAQKMLLDWENGDETVRNLWAEMNSWVYKGFNETYKRLGVDFDQVQYESNTYILGKDLIQAGLDKGVLYQKEDGSVWCDLTDEGLDQKLLLRSDGTSVYMTQDLGTAVERFKQNNIQKLIYTVGNEQDYHFQVLFKILKKLGYEWADQLFHLSYGMVELPEGKMKSREGTVVDADDLMQEMYETAKSKAQELGKLENLSEEDKEVSYETVGLGALKYFMLKVDPKKKMLFNPAESIDFNGNTGPFIQYTYARIQSLLTKAEFEYKETVDVVLNQFEKELIMQLANFKTVVAKSAETLSPALVANYVYDLVKSYNSFYQNNPILNQDDENIKQFRLNVSDLTAKTIKKSLELLGIGTVNRM
- a CDS encoding YihY/virulence factor BrkB family protein, which gives rise to MINNIKFFWEVLKDTFTEWNSSSASKDSASLAYYAIFSIPGLLIIIIWVLGNFFGEEAIRGQISTQISGIMGPDVAKSIEGMLAGALIDKKNIFMKAVGVGALVFGSTTLFFQLQHTLNSLWDVESAPKKAFLKFLLDRANSLGMILILGFLLMITMILSSLISLFNKIITQYFGFETYLLVETVNFSIGFGLVMLLFALMFKVLPDVQITWKSVWRGAFLTTILFTLGKFLLSLYFNQVKPTSAFGAAGTVILIMMWINYSCMLIFFGAKFTKVYTYKKGYEVILSKHARWTPAKLYADSLMQMNDKHNTDSKES
- a CDS encoding SusD/RagB family nutrient-binding outer membrane lipoprotein — its product is MKKIFLIIGLSSLALTFTSCERDITSLNEDPKHPTEVPSGVLFASAEHALMDQMLSASVNRNISRFFTQQWSETTYPDETNYNMTARPIPGNHYNRMMASASATIPSPGVLSALRDARRFLEKEDVDPVKKKNNIAMIELVNVYAWANLVDTFGDIPYFGALKATADNPGNAEIPYDDAKTIYLDLIKRIDAAIAMMDTSVKGYDKDMIYKGDMTKWKKMANSLKFRMAVTLADVEPALAKTYAEAAFAGGLFTEKADNFGLQTFPSGLLSNPVYQDVIQSGRNDFLPSDVLVDFMNATNDPRRDVWFTKLNGAYVGGPYGDNNVFDQYSHFTDVISGENAQGFLLDYTEITFLRAEAAARNFNVGDTAANLYNQAIKASVIEYGMADPDTVAATIIANNPFNATNWKKSIGEQAWVAMFNKGFQAWNFTRRLDFPVFVNPAGSRVEGVPIRMFYPVDEYLVNSSNVKAAAAKIGGDKVTTKIFWDKF
- a CDS encoding BamA/TamA family outer membrane protein, which encodes MSKTYPTYCKYLLISGLTSAVVSCSNTRFLKENQMLYTGAEVKIESDTISKKEKKDLQAALEANLTPKPNSTFLGMRPKLYFYNIAKEPKKDKGFNYWLKYKMGEKPVLLGDVDREFNKDIIENYSENKGYFNARATYDTVSKNKKAKVIYTLKPGARYLVDGVKFQKDSTLINQEIQNVAGKTLLKNGKPFDLDVIKAERERIDNRLKERGFYYFHPDNIIVQADSTVNKNHKVELNVKLKDNTPDLATQQFSIDKVVVFPNYNIQDVKAGKYSVPMNKDSLSKYAFDDIYVIDPQHKFKPKIFDRALYFKKGDLYNRSNHNLTLNRLISLGVFKFVKNEFVTSDSLNHKFDAYYLLTPRQIQSLRLEALGRTNSANYAGSELNLNWTHRNFFRGAEQFKAAIFGAFDFQMGGAQNANNIFRAGANVQLSIPRIVAPFRFHSSSEFVPRTNITLGYEFQNRTQYYTLNNFTGSFGYVWKENARKEHDLKVIDITLVSPQKVTAEYEASAATNPAMQRIVQKQLIFGPTYSYTYTNSMLPKKNTIYYKGTLDLAGNITGLVTGANVKEDKEKKIFGIPFSQYAKIENDFRFYHKFTEKSSLATRLIAGIAYPYGNSEFVPFSKQFFSGGSNSIRAFRARTLGPGSFDPRTLIQGTYFDQSGDIKLELNAEYRANLYKFLNAAVFVDAGNIWLLNSDSNRPGAKFSKDFLNEIAVGAGVGLRLDFSILILRLDLAMPLRVPYYEKGDRWAFDKINFGDPSWRKDNLVLNIAIGYPF
- a CDS encoding lipocalin family protein, producing the protein MRLVVGILLLLGVASCSSDEANVIVQEVQINGSWTPYKYEYRGKDVQLNDCDRKGQLVINADFSGVYERYAIVEPTGNCNKVESYPGKWSYDKMNHILTLTYTEAGTSKTLVKEVDTFSETELRISDNSKNLDNVPGNDEGILVFRKG
- a CDS encoding bacteriocin-like protein produces the protein MKNLKKITKTTLKKITAGDAPCCEPWGQCPNGYKQCQEWGACVPKYVDCGG
- a CDS encoding SusC/RagA family TonB-linked outer membrane protein; translation: MKKLTTGLLVLVLSSSIAVANAQQKKDTVKTKEIEGVVVTALGIKREKKSLGYASEEVKAAELTGGTTNTGNVASLLSGKVAGLQVNTNNNFGGSSNLLIRGYKSLSGGSPLIVIDGSPVNNTTVTTGASFDYGNFLSDINQEDIESINVLKGAAASALYGERGSDGVILIVTKSGKGNDDGSWGVTLTSGITAGFIDKSTFPKYQNKYGAGYVRDDWNEGLSPDGYHYANFVDDASYGPRFNPDQLVYQWDSYDPHSPNFGKPTPWVAAKNGPIKFFETPVTYVNTVTVEKGNKTSNLSLSYSNMLSNGLMPNSELRKNTISARFNHDFTDKLHASVFTTLTLQDTKGRNETGYSDNIVSGFRQWWQTNVDVLALRDAYRNNGNTNFSWNRSTSDNATPQYWNNPYFQRYQNYQSDNRTRIFSYAQLKYDISKNVGITGKLSYDDLQMVVEERLMNGSLPQVFGASGLNVGSGYARTNVKNSELNFDLFFNYKFNITEDLNVSGIAGGNVRRNLIDNVYMSTEGGLSKPGLFAISNSVRTILPPDENYSKWVTSSFYATASFGYKNFLFVDATYRRDQSSNLPKANNSYGYPSVTGAVVLSELVKQPWLSFWKVRANYAEVGSSTDNYRLVNTFKARGEGLFDQPSFLANPNLKPQRSKETEFGMEAQFFKNRLGFDVAIYKTKTFDQIINLPVSPATGYRTFLVNAGQIDNKGVEVQLNGVPFKSDNFTWEVNVNWSKNENKVIALNGNSQNYLLARYQNGVTLNARVGEAFGALVGSDYLYDANGQKVVSATNGRYLKNENQIIGNVTPDWVGGVRNSFRYKDFSLSFLIDVKQGGDVFSPDMGYGIATGLYVETADYRESGVVNPGVNPNGAINTTPTAQPHIGGRVDGYNAMPNKRFVYDASYVKLREASIGYNLPKSLLANTGIRDAKISIVGRNLWIIHKNLPYADPETGTGNGLAAKGQSIGSLPTTRDIGIDVTLKF
- a CDS encoding T9SS type A sorting domain-containing protein; amino-acid sequence: MIGDAKAQTIVLNTQELNNSSVTDPVSDKFNFTAQKEGTGQLYSAIGSLVRNIPFKKGNNRIDISSLEKGVYFVKIDGKSYKIIKK